A single region of the Lysinibacillus sp. B2A1 genome encodes:
- the gyrB gene encoding DNA topoisomerase (ATP-hydrolyzing) subunit B, producing the protein MKAVAIENEGLQNQAYEADQIQVLEGLEAVRKRPGMYIGSTSSKGLHHLVWEIVDNSIDEALAGFCTDIKVTIEKDNWIRVEDNGRGIPVSIQEKMGKPAVEVIMTVLHAGGKFGGGGYKVSGGLHGVGASVVNALSVETIVQVHREGHIHEIKFERGQTVQQLSIIGDTDHNGTTTRFKADPEIFKETTVYEYDILAHRIRELAYLNRGIKITIADERENEERSTTYHYEGGIRSYVEHLNQSKEPIHDPIDVLGEKDGISVEIAMQYNAGFSSNIFSFANNINTYEGGTHESGFKTALTRVINDYARKNGLLKESDANLTGEDVREGLTAIVSVKHPDPQFEGQTKTKLGNSEVSQITNSLFSDGFERFMLENPTVARKVVEKGLMAARARVAAKKAREFTRRKNALEVSSLPGKLADCSSTNPSECEIYIVEGDSAGGSAKSGRDRHFQAILPLRGKILNVEKARLDKILSNAEIRAMITAFGTGIGEEFTLEKARYHKIVIMTDADVDGAHIRTLLLTFFFRFLRPLIEAGYIYIAQPPLYQVKQGKHVEYCYDDVTLQAILERLPKMPKPNVQRYKGLGEMNAEQLWETTMDPEHRTLLQVELDDAIKANQAFERLMGDEVEPRRQFIEENAVYANLDI; encoded by the coding sequence ATGAAAGCCGTGGCTATAGAGAACGAAGGTTTACAAAATCAAGCTTATGAAGCCGATCAGATACAGGTATTGGAAGGTTTAGAAGCGGTACGTAAAAGACCTGGTATGTATATCGGTTCGACAAGCTCTAAAGGGCTTCACCACTTAGTATGGGAAATTGTTGATAATAGTATTGACGAAGCACTAGCAGGATTTTGTACAGATATAAAAGTAACTATAGAAAAAGACAATTGGATTCGAGTAGAAGATAATGGTCGTGGTATTCCAGTAAGTATTCAAGAAAAAATGGGTAAACCTGCTGTAGAGGTTATCATGACAGTGCTACATGCGGGTGGTAAGTTCGGTGGCGGCGGCTACAAAGTATCTGGTGGTCTTCATGGTGTTGGGGCATCTGTTGTGAATGCACTATCAGTTGAAACGATTGTTCAAGTACATCGTGAAGGTCATATTCATGAAATTAAATTTGAGCGTGGTCAAACGGTTCAACAGCTATCAATTATTGGGGATACAGATCATAATGGCACAACTACACGTTTTAAAGCCGACCCTGAAATATTTAAAGAAACTACTGTTTATGAATATGACATTTTAGCTCATCGTATTCGTGAATTAGCTTATTTAAATCGTGGTATAAAGATTACAATTGCTGATGAACGTGAAAATGAGGAGCGTTCTACTACTTATCACTATGAAGGTGGTATTCGTTCTTATGTAGAGCATTTAAATCAATCGAAAGAGCCAATCCATGATCCAATTGATGTGCTTGGAGAAAAGGATGGCATTTCAGTTGAAATTGCTATGCAATATAATGCTGGATTCTCCTCAAATATTTTTTCATTTGCTAATAACATTAATACGTATGAAGGCGGTACACATGAATCTGGTTTTAAAACAGCCCTTACACGTGTTATTAATGATTACGCACGAAAAAATGGACTTTTAAAAGAGTCAGATGCAAATCTTACTGGTGAAGATGTTCGAGAAGGTTTAACGGCTATTGTTTCTGTTAAGCATCCGGATCCACAATTTGAAGGGCAAACGAAAACAAAGCTTGGTAACTCTGAAGTTAGCCAAATTACTAACTCCTTGTTCTCAGATGGTTTTGAACGATTTATGTTAGAAAATCCAACTGTTGCTCGTAAGGTTGTAGAAAAAGGTTTAATGGCTGCTCGTGCACGTGTTGCTGCTAAAAAAGCACGTGAATTTACACGTCGTAAAAATGCACTTGAAGTATCAAGTTTGCCAGGTAAATTAGCTGACTGTTCATCAACAAACCCATCTGAATGCGAAATTTATATCGTTGAGGGTGACTCTGCCGGAGGATCTGCGAAATCTGGACGTGACCGACACTTCCAAGCAATCTTACCGTTACGTGGTAAAATCCTTAACGTTGAAAAAGCACGTTTAGATAAAATTTTATCGAATGCAGAGATCCGTGCAATGATTACAGCATTTGGCACAGGTATTGGTGAAGAGTTTACTTTAGAAAAGGCTCGTTATCATAAAATAGTTATTATGACAGATGCCGATGTTGATGGTGCGCACATCCGCACATTACTTTTAACATTCTTCTTCCGTTTCCTTCGACCTCTCATAGAGGCAGGTTATATTTATATTGCACAGCCACCTCTTTATCAAGTTAAGCAAGGTAAACATGTTGAGTATTGCTATGATGATGTTACTCTTCAAGCAATTTTAGAACGGTTACCGAAAATGCCAAAACCAAATGTACAACGATACAAAGGTCTTGGAGAAATGAATGCAGAGCAGCTTTGGGAAACTACAATGGATCCTGAGCACCGCACATTGTTACAAGTAGAATTAGATGATGCAATTAAAGCAAACCAAGCATTTGAGCGTTTAATGGGCGATGAAGTTGAACCACGTCGTCAATTTATCGAAGAGAATGCAGTATACGCTAATTTAGATATTTAA
- a CDS encoding DNA gyrase subunit A, translating into MSEQERSGVKGVNITKEIETSFLDYAMSVIVSRALPDVRDGLKPVHRRILYGMQELGNTADKAYKKSARIVGDVMGKYHPHGDSSIYDAMVRMAQDFSYRYMLVDGHGNFGSVDGDGAAAMRYTESRMSRIAMEMLRDINKDTIDYTDNYDGSEKEPIVLPSRYPNLLVNGAAGIAVGMATNIPPHQLGETIDAVIALSENPAITTEELMEIIPGPDFPTGGLILGRSGIRRAYDTGRGSIIIRAKVEIEQKSNGKETILIHELPYQVNKAKLIEKIAELVRDKKIDGITNLRDESDRRGMRVVIEIRKDANANVVLNNLYKQTAMQSSFGINMLSLVNGQPKVMGLKEMLHHYLEHQKVIIRRRTEFDLRKAEDRAHILEGLRIALDHIDEIIAIIRGSRSGDEAKPQLMERFNLSERQAQAILDMRLVRLSGLEREKIEAEYQELQILIAELKAILADEAKIVDIIRTEILEVKDRFNDTRRTEITSGGLEMIEDEDLIPVENSVVTLTHNGYIKRLAANTYRSQKRGGRGVQGMGTNEDDFVEHLMNTSTHDTILFFTSKGKVFRAKGYEIPEFGRTAKGLPIVNLLNIEKGEKVTAMIRVASFDEDAYFIFTTKTGITKRTPVSQFANIRTNGLIAISLREDDDLISVRLTDGEKQVIIGTRDGMLVRFQEDDIRSMGRTAGGVRGIKLRDGDEVVGMEIVEPEQEILVVTAKGYGKRTSEEEYRLQSRGGVGLKTIQITDKNGPMVAVKTIDGSEDLMLITINGMLIRMDVNDISLIGRSTQGVRLIRLGDDELVATVAKVEKEEEPNEENDEIEE; encoded by the coding sequence TTGTCAGAACAAGAACGCTCCGGTGTTAAAGGAGTTAATATAACAAAAGAAATTGAAACATCCTTCCTCGATTATGCGATGAGTGTAATAGTTTCTCGTGCATTACCAGACGTACGAGATGGATTAAAGCCTGTACATCGCCGTATTTTATATGGCATGCAGGAACTAGGGAATACAGCAGATAAAGCGTACAAAAAATCAGCACGTATTGTTGGGGACGTAATGGGTAAATACCACCCACATGGTGACTCATCTATTTATGATGCAATGGTACGTATGGCGCAAGATTTCAGCTATCGTTACATGTTAGTCGATGGTCATGGTAACTTTGGATCTGTTGATGGAGACGGAGCGGCAGCAATGCGTTATACAGAATCACGTATGTCTCGTATTGCAATGGAAATGCTTCGTGATATCAATAAAGACACAATTGACTATACAGATAACTATGATGGTTCAGAAAAGGAACCTATCGTCCTTCCTAGTCGCTATCCAAACTTATTAGTAAACGGAGCGGCGGGAATTGCAGTTGGTATGGCGACAAATATTCCGCCACATCAACTTGGAGAAACGATAGATGCAGTGATAGCACTTTCAGAAAATCCAGCTATCACAACAGAAGAATTGATGGAAATCATTCCAGGACCTGATTTCCCAACTGGTGGATTAATTTTAGGTCGTAGTGGTATTCGCCGTGCCTATGATACTGGTCGTGGCTCCATCATTATTCGCGCAAAGGTAGAGATTGAACAAAAATCAAATGGTAAAGAAACAATTCTTATTCATGAATTACCATACCAAGTGAACAAAGCTAAGCTTATTGAAAAAATAGCAGAGCTTGTACGCGATAAAAAAATTGATGGTATTACAAATTTACGTGATGAATCTGACCGACGTGGTATGCGGGTAGTCATTGAAATTCGTAAAGATGCAAATGCCAATGTAGTGTTAAATAATTTATATAAACAAACAGCTATGCAATCGAGCTTCGGTATTAATATGCTGTCATTAGTAAATGGTCAGCCTAAAGTAATGGGCTTAAAAGAAATGTTGCATCATTATTTAGAGCACCAAAAGGTTATTATTCGTCGTCGTACGGAATTTGACTTAAGGAAAGCGGAAGATCGTGCACATATTTTAGAGGGCTTACGTATTGCTCTTGATCATATTGATGAAATTATTGCTATTATTCGTGGTTCACGTAGTGGTGATGAAGCGAAACCTCAATTAATGGAGCGATTCAATTTATCTGAACGCCAAGCGCAAGCTATTTTAGATATGCGTTTAGTTCGTTTAAGTGGATTAGAGCGTGAAAAGATTGAAGCAGAATACCAAGAGCTTCAAATATTAATCGCTGAATTAAAAGCAATTTTAGCTGATGAGGCTAAAATCGTTGATATTATTCGCACTGAAATATTAGAGGTAAAAGATCGCTTTAATGATACACGTCGCACTGAAATTACTTCTGGCGGTTTAGAAATGATTGAGGACGAGGATTTAATTCCAGTCGAAAATTCAGTCGTAACTTTAACGCACAATGGTTATATCAAACGTTTAGCTGCGAATACATATCGTAGTCAAAAACGTGGCGGTCGTGGTGTACAAGGTATGGGCACAAATGAAGATGATTTTGTAGAGCATCTTATGAATACTTCTACACACGATACAATTTTATTCTTCACTTCAAAAGGGAAAGTGTTTAGAGCAAAAGGTTATGAGATCCCGGAATTTGGTCGTACAGCGAAAGGATTACCGATTGTTAACTTACTCAATATTGAAAAAGGTGAAAAAGTAACCGCAATGATCCGTGTAGCTTCATTTGATGAGGATGCATACTTTATCTTCACTACTAAAACAGGTATTACAAAGCGTACACCAGTATCTCAATTTGCTAATATCCGAACAAACGGCTTAATAGCTATAAGTTTGCGAGAAGATGATGATCTTATATCTGTTCGTTTAACAGATGGCGAGAAACAAGTGATTATCGGTACTCGTGATGGAATGCTTGTACGTTTCCAAGAGGATGATATTCGTTCAATGGGCCGTACTGCAGGTGGTGTACGAGGTATTAAACTACGTGATGGTGACGAAGTAGTTGGTATGGAAATCGTTGAACCGGAACAGGAAATTTTAGTTGTTACAGCAAAAGGTTACGGTAAACGTACATCTGAAGAGGAATATCGTTTACAAAGCCGTGGTGGTGTTGGATTAAAAACAATTCAAATCACTGATAAAAACGGTCCAATGGTAGCTGTAAAAACGATTGATGGTTCAGAAGATTTAATGCTGATCACAATTAATGGCATGCTAATCCGTATGGATGTCAATGATATCTCATTAATTGGTCGTAGTACACAGGGTGTTCGTTTAATTCGTTTAGGCGATGATGAGCTTGTTGCAACTGTAGCAAAGGTTGAAAAAGAAGAAGAACCTAATGAAGAAAATGATGAAATAGAAGAATAA
- a CDS encoding HD-GYP domain-containing protein: METIHVPISELRVGKVISEDIFANTQYPIIFKNTIISHEHLQVFFAFNISRVSVYKDGTDQQSEVGETDLIAPPEAVPTFKRVYDNSVEQFKKEFKNWEAGAKVDIAKARSIILPLVEMVLEDRAIIFDLNEYSNPKDYLYHHCVATALISAVIAQKLGYDRGTTIQVAIGGLLADCGMAKIHPRIRDKKTTLTEQEFEEIYKHPTYSYNMVKDLTILKDTMKEAIYQHHERLNGSGYPKAEKIANISMFAQIIAVADVFHAMTCERVYRAKQSSFKVIEMINESEFGKFDIKVVRALIDIVADLPIGTIVELSNLERGEVMFVNKFAPTRPLIKLCLSGEIFDLGKNRTFYISRIITN, encoded by the coding sequence ATGGAAACTATACATGTCCCAATATCGGAGTTGCGTGTAGGTAAAGTAATTTCTGAGGATATTTTTGCAAATACACAATATCCTATAATATTTAAAAACACAATCATTTCTCATGAGCATTTACAAGTTTTTTTTGCTTTTAATATTTCAAGAGTTTCTGTTTATAAGGATGGTACGGACCAACAATCTGAAGTCGGTGAAACGGATTTAATTGCACCACCTGAGGCTGTTCCAACTTTTAAGAGAGTCTATGATAATTCTGTTGAGCAATTTAAAAAGGAATTTAAAAATTGGGAAGCTGGTGCAAAGGTTGATATAGCCAAAGCACGATCAATTATTTTGCCATTAGTGGAAATGGTGTTAGAGGATCGTGCAATTATCTTTGATTTAAATGAGTACTCAAACCCTAAAGATTATTTATATCATCATTGTGTTGCAACAGCATTGATTTCAGCAGTGATAGCACAAAAATTGGGCTATGATAGAGGAACTACGATTCAAGTTGCTATTGGGGGACTGTTAGCTGATTGTGGAATGGCAAAAATTCATCCTCGGATTCGCGATAAGAAGACAACTTTAACAGAGCAGGAATTTGAGGAAATTTATAAGCATCCGACCTATAGCTATAATATGGTCAAGGATTTAACAATCTTAAAAGATACAATGAAGGAAGCAATTTATCAACATCATGAGCGTTTAAACGGGAGCGGTTATCCAAAAGCTGAGAAAATAGCAAATATTTCTATGTTTGCTCAAATTATAGCGGTTGCAGATGTTTTTCATGCAATGACATGTGAACGTGTATATAGAGCTAAGCAATCATCCTTTAAAGTAATTGAAATGATTAATGAATCTGAATTTGGAAAATTTGATATTAAAGTAGTTCGAGCACTTATTGATATTGTTGCTGACTTACCAATAGGTACAATTGTAGAGCTATCTAATTTGGAACGTGGGGAAGTAATGTTTGTAAATAAATTTGCACCAACACGACCACTTATCAAATTATGCCTTTCAGGTGAGATTTTTGATTTAGGAAAAAATCGCACATTTTATATTTCACGTATTATAACGAATTAA
- a CDS encoding IS110 family transposase, producing the protein MEVFIKNCAGLDVHSETIVACVLKGRHENEVYQEIETFPTLTKDLFRLLKWLESHEVTHIAMESTGVYWKPVFNILEDFFDITLANAQRIKNVPGRKTDVSDAEWIAKLLRHGLIEKSFVPPVEIRELRDLTRLRKKWIGHLTSEKNRIQKVLESSNVKLSTVISDVFGVSGRKLLNRLIEQGYVDEADVKKNIHGRLAPKKQLITDSLFGTLNEHQIFLIRQSWRHIEYLESLVLEIEERINQLLQNYHEELQLLMTIPGIKKDTAAVIIAEIGVNMNQFPTSQHLASWAGVSPGNHESAGKRKSTRSIKGNPHIKSAMCEAAWAVSRSRNRWLANKYWSLAARRGKKKALVAISHRMLRIIYSMLLNKEPYKEPQLV; encoded by the coding sequence ATGGAGGTATTTATTAAGAATTGTGCAGGCTTAGATGTGCATTCTGAGACAATTGTTGCTTGCGTTTTAAAAGGGAGACACGAAAACGAAGTATATCAAGAAATAGAAACTTTCCCTACGCTCACGAAAGATTTGTTTCGTCTATTGAAATGGTTAGAAAGCCATGAAGTTACACATATTGCGATGGAGAGTACGGGTGTGTATTGGAAACCTGTATTTAATATTTTGGAGGACTTTTTTGATATTACACTTGCGAATGCCCAACGAATCAAAAACGTTCCTGGCAGAAAAACAGACGTTTCAGATGCAGAATGGATTGCGAAGTTATTACGTCATGGCTTGATTGAAAAGAGTTTTGTTCCACCCGTGGAGATTCGAGAACTCAGAGATTTAACAAGACTTCGGAAAAAGTGGATTGGCCATTTAACTTCTGAAAAGAATCGCATTCAAAAAGTATTAGAAAGTTCAAATGTCAAACTAAGTACTGTGATTTCAGATGTATTTGGCGTATCCGGGCGTAAATTACTAAATCGATTAATTGAACAAGGTTATGTAGATGAAGCCGATGTCAAAAAGAATATTCATGGAAGGTTAGCCCCTAAAAAACAATTGATTACCGATTCTTTATTTGGAACACTCAATGAACATCAAATATTTCTTATTCGCCAATCTTGGCGACACATTGAATATTTGGAGTCATTGGTTTTAGAAATTGAAGAACGGATTAATCAACTATTACAAAATTATCATGAAGAACTTCAATTATTAATGACAATTCCAGGTATAAAAAAAGATACTGCCGCAGTTATCATTGCAGAAATTGGTGTAAACATGAATCAGTTTCCCACATCACAACACCTTGCTTCATGGGCAGGCGTATCTCCTGGTAATCATGAGAGTGCAGGAAAAAGAAAAAGTACGCGTTCTATTAAGGGAAATCCACACATTAAATCGGCCATGTGTGAGGCAGCTTGGGCAGTTTCAAGAAGTCGAAATCGTTGGTTAGCCAACAAATATTGGTCACTCGCAGCACGAAGAGGCAAGAAAAAAGCACTCGTTGCGATTTCGCATCGAATGCTTCGAATTATTTACTCCATGCTACTGAACAAGGAGCCATATAAAGAACCACAATTGGTTTAG
- a CDS encoding IMP dehydrogenase, which translates to MWETKFAKEGLTFDDVLLVPAHSEVLPKDVDLSVQLTPKIKLNIPMVSAGMDTVTESKMAIAMARQGGIGIIHKNMGIDEQAEQVEKVKRSENGVITNPFFLTPTHQVFDAEHLMGKYRISGVPIVDSMENQKLVGIITNRDLRFISDYSLKIEDVMTKEDLITAPVGTTLEDAEKILQQYKIEKLPIVDEEGKLTGLITIKDIEKVIEFPNAAKDIHGRLLVGAAVGVSKDTMVRIEKLVEAQVDIVVIDTAHGHSEGVLQTIRSIREAYPELEIIAGNVATGEGARALFEAGADVVKVGIGPGSICTTRVVAGVGVPQITAVYDCATVAREVGRTIIADGGIKYSGDIVKALAAGGNVVMLGSLLAGTSESPGETEIFQGRRFKVYRGMGSIGAMEKGSKDRYFQEDAKKLVPEGIEGRLPYKGPLADTIYQLIGGIRAGMGYCGSPSLEFLRENAQFVRMTGAGLRESHPHDVQITKESPNYSM; encoded by the coding sequence ATGTGGGAAACTAAATTTGCCAAAGAAGGTTTAACTTTTGATGATGTATTATTAGTACCAGCTCATTCCGAAGTATTACCGAAAGATGTTGATTTATCAGTTCAACTAACACCAAAAATTAAATTAAACATTCCAATGGTTAGTGCTGGCATGGATACAGTTACAGAGTCTAAAATGGCAATTGCTATGGCACGTCAAGGTGGTATCGGTATTATCCATAAAAACATGGGAATTGATGAGCAAGCTGAACAAGTAGAAAAAGTAAAACGTTCTGAAAATGGTGTTATTACAAACCCATTCTTCTTAACTCCGACTCACCAAGTTTTCGATGCTGAGCACTTAATGGGTAAATATCGAATTTCTGGTGTACCAATTGTTGATAGTATGGAGAACCAAAAATTAGTAGGGATTATTACAAACCGTGACTTACGTTTTATCTCTGATTATTCATTAAAAATCGAAGATGTTATGACAAAAGAGGATTTGATTACAGCTCCTGTTGGAACGACTTTAGAGGATGCTGAAAAAATTCTTCAGCAATATAAAATCGAAAAGTTACCAATTGTAGATGAAGAAGGTAAATTAACAGGGTTAATTACAATTAAGGATATCGAAAAAGTAATTGAATTCCCTAACGCTGCTAAAGACATACATGGTCGTTTATTAGTAGGTGCAGCGGTTGGTGTCTCAAAAGATACGATGGTACGTATCGAGAAGCTTGTGGAGGCTCAAGTTGACATCGTAGTAATTGATACTGCTCATGGACACTCTGAGGGCGTATTACAAACAATTCGTTCAATCCGTGAAGCATATCCAGAGCTAGAGATTATCGCTGGTAATGTAGCAACAGGTGAAGGTGCACGTGCATTATTCGAAGCTGGTGCTGATGTAGTTAAGGTTGGTATTGGTCCAGGCTCTATTTGTACTACTCGTGTTGTAGCTGGTGTAGGAGTACCACAAATTACAGCTGTTTACGATTGCGCTACAGTGGCTCGTGAGGTTGGTAGAACAATTATTGCCGATGGAGGTATTAAATACTCTGGAGACATCGTAAAGGCTCTTGCAGCGGGTGGTAATGTTGTAATGCTTGGTTCACTTCTAGCAGGTACTTCAGAATCTCCTGGTGAAACTGAAATTTTCCAAGGACGTCGCTTCAAAGTTTACCGTGGTATGGGTTCAATTGGAGCTATGGAAAAAGGATCAAAAGATCGCTATTTCCAAGAAGATGCGAAAAAATTAGTACCAGAGGGAATTGAAGGTCGACTTCCTTATAAAGGACCTCTAGCAGATACAATTTATCAACTTATCGGTGGTATTCGAGCAGGTATGGGCTATTGCGGATCACCAAGCCTAGAGTTCTTACGTGAAAATGCTCAATTCGTACGAATGACAGGTGCAGGTTTACGTGAGTCTCATCCACATGATGTACAAATCACAAAAGAATCCCCGAATTATTCGATGTAA
- a CDS encoding D-alanyl-D-alanine carboxypeptidase: MKKTMNTVIRLLLIPVLLFSLFAGIPVKANAETDLGLHVDAAILIDADSGKILYEQNADTSLGIASMTKMMTEYLLLDAIDAGTVKWDQEYHVTDYTYRMSQNRALSNVPLRRDGTYTIRELYEAMAIYSANAATVGIAETIAGTEAEFLKLMNKKAEELGLKDYKFVNSTGLNNADLFGMHPAGTGPEDENVMPAKSVAKLAYHLLKDHPNVLETSKIAEKTFREGTDDRIEMRNWNLMLPGLVHQYEGVDGLKTGTTNFAGHCFTGTAERNGTRLISVVMKAVDAKGQESKKARFDETAKLFNYGFSQFSKQEIIPAKYTFKDQKTVKVTKGKEKKVAIAVKEPVSFMMKSSDKDLYKPKLVLDKKSLEAEVKKDTVVGKVVIERSEGTDYGFIDGKELKADVVTTEAVERASGISLFFQGIGNFFGNLWGGISDFVGGLF, translated from the coding sequence GTGAAAAAGACAATGAATACCGTCATTCGCTTGCTCCTAATCCCTGTTTTGTTATTTAGTTTGTTTGCAGGTATTCCTGTGAAGGCAAATGCAGAAACAGATTTAGGACTACACGTGGATGCTGCGATTTTAATTGACGCAGATTCAGGAAAAATTTTATATGAACAAAATGCAGATACTTCACTAGGTATTGCAAGTATGACAAAAATGATGACAGAATACCTGTTATTGGACGCAATTGATGCAGGTACAGTTAAGTGGGATCAGGAATATCATGTAACTGATTATACGTATCGTATGTCACAAAACCGTGCGTTAAGTAATGTACCATTACGTAGGGATGGAACTTACACAATTCGTGAATTATATGAAGCAATGGCGATCTATTCAGCTAATGCTGCTACAGTAGGTATTGCAGAAACAATTGCTGGTACTGAAGCTGAGTTTTTAAAACTGATGAATAAAAAGGCTGAAGAGCTTGGTCTTAAAGACTATAAATTCGTGAACTCTACTGGACTTAACAATGCAGATTTATTTGGAATGCATCCAGCTGGTACTGGGCCAGAAGATGAAAACGTGATGCCTGCTAAATCTGTAGCCAAACTAGCATATCATTTACTTAAAGATCATCCAAACGTATTAGAAACATCTAAAATTGCAGAAAAGACGTTCCGTGAAGGTACAGATGATAGAATTGAAATGAGAAACTGGAACTTAATGTTGCCTGGATTAGTGCACCAGTATGAAGGTGTTGATGGATTAAAAACTGGTACAACAAACTTTGCTGGACATTGCTTTACAGGTACTGCAGAGCGTAATGGTACACGTTTAATTTCTGTTGTTATGAAGGCTGTAGATGCAAAAGGGCAGGAATCAAAAAAAGCTCGATTCGACGAAACAGCTAAATTATTTAACTACGGCTTCTCACAATTCTCAAAACAAGAAATTATTCCAGCGAAGTATACGTTTAAAGATCAGAAAACAGTAAAAGTTACAAAAGGTAAAGAAAAGAAAGTAGCAATTGCTGTAAAAGAACCTGTATCTTTTATGATGAAGTCATCTGATAAAGATTTATATAAACCGAAACTTGTTTTAGATAAAAAGAGTTTAGAAGCAGAGGTTAAAAAGGATACAGTTGTCGGAAAGGTAGTTATTGAGCGCTCAGAGGGCACCGATTACGGTTTCATTGATGGTAAGGAACTAAAAGCTGATGTTGTCACTACAGAGGCTGTGGAGCGTGCTAGTGGCATCTCATTATTCTTCCAAGGTATAGGTAACTTCTTTGGCAACTTATGGGGTGGTATTTCCGACTTTGTTGGCGGCTTATTTTAA